In the genome of Bremerella sp. P1, the window TCTGGTCCCCTCTCCCCTGAGGGGAGAGGGTTAGGGTGAGGGGCTAATCGCTTTCTGGTGAACGATTAGAAGCGGTTCCGCCGCTGTTCCCACATCGGCCGCGTCTCTTTGAGTGCCGCGACCAGTTTGGGCAAGCGTACCTGGGTACCGGCGATCAGGCGTCGCGATCGCTGGCTGATCGCTTCGATCTGGCGGTTCATCTTCAAGCTGTTCCACTGATCGCCGGCCCACACGTACTGCTCGATGGCCGCGGCCGTTTTCAGAATCGGATGCGGCGTTTGTTGACATTGCACCACTTGCTTGAAGGGGTGACTGACGTGCTTGCGGAAGACTCGCCCGCACATTTGAATCGTGCAGGCCTTGCTCGATGGTCGACAGAAGACCGTCTTCAAATCAGGGCAGTCGAACCCTTCGGTCAAGATGTTCATGTTGATCAACACGGTGATCTTGCCAGAGATGAAGTCGGCCAGTTGCCGATCGCGGTCACTCTTGGCGGTGACAATCTCGCTGCGAATGCCGCGGAGCGTGAGCTCCTGTTGGCATTCGACGCATTGGTCGTGGCGGTGGAAGAAGACGATGGACTTCCCCCACCGCTGGATGTCCGACGCGTAGGTCTCCGCGACGGCTCCCGGGGTATATTCAGGAATTGTGTAGTGGTGGTACTCGCTGAGGTAACCATCTTGAATCAGTTGATGGATGCCTGCGTCGCGGATGACATGATCGAAGCAAAGCTTGACGCGATCGCCACGGAAGGGAGTCGCCGTGAGGCCCAAGATATATTGCGGGCGAATCGTGCAGTGCAGATTGGCCATGCTCATCGCGGCGTCGTGTTGGGCTTCGTCGACGATCAACATGTCGACCTTCGGTGGGTCCTTGTCGAACATCGAGATCAGCTCCAGCTTCACATCGAAGCCGCGAGCGATGTTCTCGGCCTGGGCTTGCGACAGAAGATTGCGTCGCATCGAAACCCAGCCGATCGACAGGCCGAAGTGCTTTTGCATCCACTGGGCGATTGCCAGGCCCATGACCGTCTTCCCGCTGCCCGTGGGACTTTCGATCAGGACCGAAGCACTCGACCCGGCAAATTCGTCAAACGGATCTGCGTCGGCACTCAACAGAGCTTGAATTGCTTTCGTCGCGATGCGTACCTGGTACGGACGCGGCTGAGCATCGACACC includes:
- a CDS encoding DEAD/DEAH box helicase, which codes for MALGIGLELGDWIEESTETKTAFAELAVLEDLFEGVDAQPRPYQVRIATKAIQALLSADADPFDEFAGSSASVLIESPTGSGKTVMGLAIAQWMQKHFGLSIGWVSMRRNLLSQAQAENIARGFDVKLELISMFDKDPPKVDMLIVDEAQHDAAMSMANLHCTIRPQYILGLTATPFRGDRVKLCFDHVIRDAGIHQLIQDGYLSEYHHYTIPEYTPGAVAETYASDIQRWGKSIVFFHRHDQCVECQQELTLRGIRSEIVTAKSDRDRQLADFISGKITVLINMNILTEGFDCPDLKTVFCRPSSKACTIQMCGRVFRKHVSHPFKQVVQCQQTPHPILKTAAAIEQYVWAGDQWNSLKMNRQIEAISQRSRRLIAGTQVRLPKLVAALKETRPMWEQRRNRF